From the genome of Pseudomonas sihuiensis:
CGCCTCAAGGTACGCAAATCCTTCGAGAAGCTCGTCTATAGCGGTAGCCGCGCCAGTTTTCGCTTGGCCGCCGGCGGCACCAGCAACAAGTCGCGCGCGGCAGCCGATGACCTGTTTGATCTGTCACTGACCGAAGAGCAGCAGATGCTGGTAGACATGCTCCAGGGCTTTGCGCTGGAGGTTCTGCGCCCGGCTGCGCCCGGGGCCGACGCCGAGGCTCACGTGCCTGCCGCACTGCTCAATCAGGCGCATGAACTGGGCCTGGCACACTATGGTGTTGCCGAGGCACAAGGTGGTCTTGCTGGGGAGCGCACCGTGCTGAGCAACGCGCTGATCGCCGAGAGCCTGGCGCAGGGCGACTTTTCTCTGGCCGCGGCCTTGCTGGTTCCGCTGTCTGCCGCCAATTGCATTCGGCGCTGGGGAAGCTCTGCGCAGCAGGCTGCCTGGTTGCCGGCATTTGTCAGTGAACAGGGCGTGCCAGGCTTCGCGTTGGCGGTAACAGAGCCTGGCGTATTGACCGATGCTGGTCAGCCCGCGACGCGGGCGCGCAAGCGCGGCAAGCACTATCTGCTCGATGGGGAGAAGGCGCTGGTCATCGCCGGTCTGGCTGCCAGTCGATTGATCGTAAGCGCTCAGGCAGTTGATGGCCCGGCGCTGTTTATCGTCGATGCGGCGAGCAAAGGTGTCTGTCGCCGTGCCGAGCCGGGCATGGGGCTCAAGGCTTGTGGGTTGACACGTATTGAGCTGAAAGGCGTCAAGGTTTCTAGCGATTGCCGTCTGGCAGCTGATGGCTTCGACTTTCCGGCCTTTCTCGATTATTCGGCCTTGGCATTCTG
Proteins encoded in this window:
- a CDS encoding acyl-CoA dehydrogenase family protein, which translates into the protein MIVDTQGQALSVLSKLAQADWPDRLKVRKSFEKLVYSGSRASFRLAAGGTSNKSRAAADDLFDLSLTEEQQMLVDMLQGFALEVLRPAAPGADAEAHVPAALLNQAHELGLAHYGVAEAQGGLAGERTVLSNALIAESLAQGDFSLAAALLVPLSAANCIRRWGSSAQQAAWLPAFVSEQGVPGFALAVTEPGVLTDAGQPATRARKRGKHYLLDGEKALVIAGLAASRLIVSAQAVDGPALFIVDAASKGVCRRAEPGMGLKACGLTRIELKGVKVSSDCRLAADGFDFPAFLDYSALAFCALAVGTAQAALDYVTTYCNERQAFGEPISHRQGVAFMVADIAIELDAMRLLLWRACARAESGLPFRREAYLARLLCVDKAMKIGSDAVQLLGGHGFTQEHPVERWYRDLRSLAVLAGGLHL